One Actinomycetota bacterium genomic window, TGGTGGTCACCGACGGCTTCAGCGGCAACGTCGCGCTCAAGGTGATGGAGGGGCTCTCGTCGGCCTTGCTCTCCCGCATCAGGGCCGCCATCACCGGCGACGTCGTCTCCAAGGCTGCCGCGGCAGTGCTCAAGCCCCGGTTCGCCGAGGTCAAGGCCGAACTCGACCCCGAGACCGTCGGCGGCGCACCGCTGCTCGGGGTCGACGGCGTGCTCATCATCGGGCACGGGGGCTCCGGTCCCGCCGCAGTAGCGGCCGCGTGCGGAGTCGCGGCGCGCGCCGTGCGTGGAGGGCTCGTCCCCGCGATCGCCCGGGCTGTCGCGAACGCCTGAGGCGTTCCCCCGGTTGCGACTCCGGCGCGGTCGTGTAGACTAGCGCGCACCATGCGCCCCCCCGAACATCAGCGAGCCGTCGCGGCCGCCATCTGTGGCATCGGCTCCTACCTTCCGGAGCGCGTGCTGACCAATGCCGACCTCGAGCAGCTGGTCGACACGTCGGACGAGTGGATCGTCAGCCGTACCGGGATCCGTGAGCGTCACATCGTGGCCGAGGGCGAGGCCACCTCGGACATGGCGGCCGCTGCCTCTCGCGTCGCGCTCGAGCGCGCCGGAGTGAGTGCGAGCGACCTCGACCTCATCATCGTCGCGACATCCACGCCGGACATGGCTTTCCCAGCCACCGCCTGCCTCGTCCAGACGAAGATCGGCGCGTCCTGCGCCGCGTACGATCTCAATGCTGCATGCACCGGGTTCATCTACGCGCTGGACGCCGCGTGTGCGGCGATCGAGAGCGGGCGGGCGCGGACGGTGCTCGTGGCGGGTTCCGACGCTCTCAGTACCATCGTGGACTTCGCCGACCGGTCGACGTGCGTGCTGTTCGGCGACGGCGCTGGCGCGGTGGTCGTGTGCGCCGCCGGGGAGCCCGGCATCCTGTCGACGGTGCTGGGTGCGGACGGTGCTGGCGCTGACCTGCTCAAAGTGCCCGGCGGCGGCTCCGCGTCTCCTGCGACCTGCGAGAGCGTCGCGGCGCGAGAGGTCTCCATCCGCATGAACGGCCCCGAGGTGTTCAAGTTCGCGGTGCGCGCCGTGCCGAAGGCCGCCCGCGCGGCGCTGAAGGCCGCCCACCTGACCATCGAGGACCTCGCGTGGCTCGTGCCGCACCAGGCGAACCAGCGCATCATGGACGCTGCCGCGGAGAAGCTCCACGTACCCGCCGAGCGCGTGTTCAGCAACGTCGCGGGGGTGGGGAACACCTCGTGTGCCTCGATACCTGTGGCCCTCGACGACCTGTATACTAGCGGGCGGCTCGCGCCCGGGATGGCTCTCGTACTCGTGGGATTCGGCGCGGGCCTGACCTGGGGGGCGACCGCGCTGAGATGGATCATGCCTGCGCCCGCGCGAAAGGGGTAGCCGGAGCGCTATGGGACTTCCGACACGACTCACCAAGCTGCTCGCCATCGAGCACCCCATCATCCAGGGCGGCATGGCATGGACCGCGACCGCTGAACTCGCGGCGGCGGTCAGCAATGCCGGCGGACTCGGGATCATCGGTGCGGGTCACATGCCCACCGATGTGCTGCGCGAGCAGATCCGCGGGACCAAGGCTCTGACGACGAGCCCGTTCGGCGTCAACCTCATGTTGCTGACGCCGCACATCGACGAGCTCGTGCAGCTCTGTCTAGACGAGGGTGTCCCGGCGGTGACCACGGGCGCGGGCAACCCCGGCAAGTACATGGCCGCACTCAAAGAGCACGGGATCCGCGTGCTGACCGTCGTTCCCTCGGTCGCGCTCGCCAGACGCATGGAGTCCATCGGCGCCGACGCCGTCATCGGCGAGGGTATGGAGGCCGGCGG contains:
- a CDS encoding ketoacyl-ACP synthase III, whose translation is MRPPEHQRAVAAAICGIGSYLPERVLTNADLEQLVDTSDEWIVSRTGIRERHIVAEGEATSDMAAAASRVALERAGVSASDLDLIIVATSTPDMAFPATACLVQTKIGASCAAYDLNAACTGFIYALDAACAAIESGRARTVLVAGSDALSTIVDFADRSTCVLFGDGAGAVVVCAAGEPGILSTVLGADGAGADLLKVPGGGSASPATCESVAAREVSIRMNGPEVFKFAVRAVPKAARAALKAAHLTIEDLAWLVPHQANQRIMDAAAEKLHVPAERVFSNVAGVGNTSCASIPVALDDLYTSGRLAPGMALVLVGFGAGLTWGATALRWIMPAPARKG